Proteins encoded within one genomic window of Gambusia affinis linkage group LG09, SWU_Gaff_1.0, whole genome shotgun sequence:
- the LOC122837408 gene encoding heterogeneous nuclear ribonucleoprotein A/B-like, whose amino-acid sequence MSEAEQQYMETSENGHEVEDDFNGGGNDGSAENDCGQGAETDPDGNSQDGGQIDASKGEEDAGKMFVGGLSWDTSKKDLKDYFSKFGEVTDCTIKMDQQTGRSRGFGFILFKDSVSVDKVLEQKEHRLDGRQIDPKRAMAMKKEPVKKIFVGGLNPDTAKEVIEEYFGTFGEIETIELPQDPKTEKRRGFVFITYKEEPSVKKVMEKKYHTVGGSKCEIKIAQPKEVYMQQQYGARGYGGRGRGRGGQGQNWNQGYNNYWNQGYNPGYGYGQQGYGYGGYGNYDYSAGYYGYGGGYDYNQGNTSYGKTPRRGGHQSSYKPY is encoded by the exons ATGTCTGAGGCAGAGCAGCAGTACATGGAGACGTCGGAAAACGGCCACGAAGTGGAGGACGATTTTAACGGAGGAGGAAACGACGGCAGCGCCGAGAATGACTGCGGACAAGGTGCGGAGACCGATCCGGACGGGAACTCACAGGACGGCGGCCAGATCGACGCCAGCAAGGGCGAAGAAGATGCTGG caaaatgtttgtTGGCGGGCTAAGCTGGGACACAAGCAAAAAGGATCTGAAGGATTACTTCTCAAAGTTTGGAGAGGTGACAGACTGCACTATTAAGATGGACCAGCAGACGGGCCGGTCAAGGGGATTTGGCTTCATTCTCTTTAAGGACTCCGTGAGCGTAGACAAG GTTCTTGAGCAGAAGGAGCACAGGTTAGACGGCAGACAGATTGACCCCAAGAGAGCCATGGCCATGAAGAAGGAGCCagtaaagaaaatctttgtcGGAGGCCTTAACCCGGATACCGCCAAGGAAGTCATCGAAGAATACTTCGGGACCTTTGGAGAG ATTGAGACCATTGAACTCCCACAAGATCCAAAGACTGAGAAGAGGAGaggatttgtatttattacGTATAAAGAGGAGCCTTCCGTCAAGAAGGTTATGGAGAAGAAGTACCATACCGTCGGTGGAAGCAAG tgtgaaataaaaattgCCCAGCCCAAAGAGGTCTACATGCAGCAGCAGTACGGTGCCCGGGGATACGGAGGCCGTGGCAGGGGACGTGGAG GCCAGGGCCAGAACTGGAATCAAGGATACAACAACTACTGGAACCAGGGATACAACCCGGGCTATGGTTATGGACAGCAGGGCTATGGATACGGTGGCTATGGCAACTATGACTACTCTGCTGGTTATTACGGCTATGGGGGTGGCTACGATTACA ACCAGGGCAATACAAGCTATGGGAAAACTCCAAGACGTGGAGGCCACCAGAGTAGCTACAAGCCATACTGA
- the nme5 gene encoding nucleoside diphosphate kinase homolog 5, translating into MDDISQRIYVERTLAIIKPDAVHKSEEIEKIILKAGFLILQKRRLLLSPEQCSEFYAHQYGKLFFPSLTAFMSSGPIVVMTLARQNAVAHWKAMMGPDNFSIAKESHPDSLRATYGTSDLKNALHGSDTFLTAVREIRFMFPNTVIEPFQSKEKTEEYLSMNVIPVLIRGLTELCKEKPLHPCIWLADWLLNNDPSQPQINDGDILEGEK; encoded by the exons ATGGACGACATTTCACAACGTATTTATGTTGAAAGAACACTGGCGATCATCAAACCTGATGCAGTTCATAAATCCGAGGAGATCGAGAAAATCATCCTGAAGGCAGGTTTTTTGATCCTTCAG AAGCGCAGGCTGCTGCTGAGTCCTGAGCAATGCAGTGAGTTTTACGCACACCAGTACGGAAAGCTCTTCTTTCCCAGCCTGACGGCCTTCATGAGCTCCGGCCCCATTGTTGTCATGACGCTGGCTCGTCAAAACGCCGTCGCTCACTGGAAAGCCATGATGGGCCCTGACAACTTCTCCATAGCCAAAGAATCGCATCCAGACAG CCTTCGAGCAACATACGGAACTTCTGACCTAAAGAACGCTCTTCATGGCAGCGACACGTTCTTAACAGCAGTGAGGGAGATTAGATTTATGTTTCCCAACA ctgtAATTGAGCCCTTTCAgtctaaagaaaaaactgaagagTACTTGAGCATGAATGTAATCCCCGTTCTCATACGTGGACTCACTGAGCTCTGTAAGGAAAAGCCTCTCCACCCCTGC ATTTGGCTTGCTGATTGGCTACTGAATAATGATCCAAGCCAACCTCAAATAAATGATGGAGACATTCTGGAAGGTGAAAAGTGA
- the rack1 gene encoding guanine nucleotide-binding protein subunit beta-2-like 1 → MTEQMTVRGTLKGHSGWVTQIATTPQYPDMILSASRDKSIIMWKLTRDETNYGIPQRSLRGHSHFVSDVVISSDGQFALSGAWDGTLRLWDLTTGATTRQFVGHNKDVLSVAFSADNRQIVSGSRDKTIKLWNTLGVCKYTIQDEGHTEWVSCVRFSPNSSNPIIVSCGWDKMVKVWNLANCKLKTNHIGHTGYLNTVTVSPDGSLCASGGKDGQAMLWDLNEGKHLYTLDSGDIINALCFSPNRYWLCAATGPSIKIWDLEGKIIVDELRQEVISTNSKAEPPQCTSLAWSADGQTLFAGYTDNLIRVWQVTIGTR, encoded by the exons ATGACCGAGCAGATGACAGTGAGGGGGACCCTGAAGGGCCACAGTGGATGGGTCACCCAGATCGCCACTACGCCCCAGTACCCCGACATGATTCTGTCGGCGTCCCGAG ACAAATCTATCATCATGTGGAAACTGACCCGTGATGAGACCAACTATGGCATCCCCCAGCGCTCCCTGAGGGGTCACTCTCACTTCGTGAGTGATGTTGTCATCTCCTCAGATGGCCAGTTTGCTCTCTCAGGAGCCTGGGACGGGACCCTGCGCCTGTGGGACCTTACCAC TGGCGCCACCACCCGCCAGTTTGTTGGACACAACAAGGATGTTTTGAGCGTGGCGTTCTCCGCTGATAACCGCCAGATTGTGTCTGGCTCTCGGGACAAGACCATCAAGCTGTGGAACACGCTTGGAGTCTGCAAGTACACCATCCAG gATGAAGGCCACACTGAGTGGGTGTCTTGTGTTCGCTTCTCCCCCAATAGCAGCAACCCCATTATCGTCTCCTGCGGCTGGGACAAGATGGTCAAG GTGTGGAACCTGGCCAACTGCAAGCTGAAGACCAACCACATCGGCCACACCGGCTACCTGAACACAGTGACCGTCTCTCCCGATGGCTCCCTGTGTGCATCTGGTGGAAAG GACGGTCAGGCCATGCTGTGGGACCTGAATGAGGGCAAACACCTCTACACACTGGATAGCGGTGACATCATCAACGCCCTGTGCTTCAGCCCCAACCGTTACTGGCTCTGTGCCGCCACTGGCCCCAGCATTAAGATCTGG GATCTGGAAGGCAAGATCATTGTGGATGAgctgagacaggaagtgatcaGCACAAACAGCAAGGCTGAGCCTCCCCAGTGTACTTCTTTGGCTTGGTCTGCTGATGGACAG ACCCTGTTTGCTGGCTACACTGATAACCTGATCAGAGTGTGGCAGGTCACTATTGGAACACGATAA